From Trichomycterus rosablanca isolate fTriRos1 chromosome 18, fTriRos1.hap1, whole genome shotgun sequence, the proteins below share one genomic window:
- the snx30 gene encoding sorting nexin-30 isoform X1: MSAAGTPKSLPSSGQKSIQEIVHPLSAEEAPLTPSPEPPANNPSNSSIKDLSLPNGNAVDTSSPASSSSLLNRLQLDDDLDGEMRDLFVTVDDPKKHVSAMETYITYRVSTKTTRTEFDLPEYSVRRRYQDFDWLRNKLEDSQPTHLIPPLPEKFVMKGVVDRFSEEFVETRRKALDKFLKRVADHPVLSFNDHFNAFLSAKDLNKRQGLALLSKMGESVKYVTGGYKLRARPVEFAAMGDYLDMFTQKLGTIDRIAQRIIKEQTEYMVEIREYGPLYSAWASFEQELQEPLDGVAGYVANCCSGLEELTEDMSDDFLPVLREYMLYIESMKNVLKKRDQVQAEYEAKLEAVAFREDKRTPVPTDVEKCQDRVECFNADLKADWERWQNNKRQDFRQLLTGMADKNIQYYEKCLAAWESLIPLLQDKQESKSETN, translated from the exons ATGAGTGCTGCCGGTACCCCCAAATCTCTGCCCTCATCGGGTCAAAAATCCATCCAGGAGATTGTTCATCCGTTATCAGCCGAGGAGGCTCCGCTCACACCCAGTCCAGAACCACCAGCCAACAACCCCAGCAACAGCAGCATCAAG gacTTGAGTCTACCCAATGGCAATGCAGTGGACACCTCCAGTCCAGCCTCTTCTTCCTCCCTGCTAAATCGCTTGCAGCTGGACGACGACCTGGATGGAGAGATGCGAGACCTTTTTGTGACTGTGGATGATCCGAAGAAACACGTGTCTGCCATGGAGACGTACATCACTTACAGAGTGTCCACTAAG ACCACCAGAACAGAGTTTGACCTGCCTGAGTACTCAGTAAGGCGGCGCTACCAGGACTTTGACTGGCTGAGAAACAAGCTAGAGGACAGTCAGCCAACACACCTTATTCCA CCATTACCTGAGAAGTTCGTCATGAAGGGAGTGGTGGATCGTTTCTCAGAGGAATTTGTGGAGACAAGAAGGAAAGCTCTGGATAAGTTCCTGAAACGGGTTGCTGACCACCCAGTCCTTTCTTTCAACGACCACTTTAATGCTTTCTTGTCAGCCAAG GATCTGAATAAGAGACAAGGCCTGGCTCTGCTCTCCAAGATGGGCGAGTCTGTGAAGTACGTGACTGGTGGCTACAAGCTAAGAGCAAGGCCAGTGGAGTTTGCTGCCATGGGTGACTATCTGGACATGTTTACACAGAAGCTGGGTACAATCGACAGAATAGCACAAAGAATCATTAAGGAGCAGACAG AGTATATGGTGGAGATTAGAGAGTATGGGCCCCTGTACTCCGCATGGGCCTCCTTTGAACAGGAGCTCCAGGAGCCACTGGACGGTGTCGCAGGTTATGTAGCTAACTGCTGCAGTGGTCTGGAGGAACTTACTGAAGACATGAGTGATGACTTCTTACCTGTGCTGCGCGAGTACATGCTCTACATCGAATCCATGAAG AATGTTTTGAAGAAAAGGGACCAAGTTCAAGCTGAATACGAGGCCAAACTGGAGGCTGTAGCATTTCGTGAGGACAAGAGGACTCCA GTGCCAACAGATGTTGAGAAATGCCAGGACCGGGTGGAGTGCTTTAATGCTGACCTGAAGGCTGACTGGGAGCGCTGGCAGAATAACAAGCGGCAGGACTTCAGGCAGCTGCTGACCGGCATGGCagacaaaaacatccagtactATGAGAAG
- the snx30 gene encoding sorting nexin-30 isoform X2, which yields MIRRNTCLPWRRTSLTECPLRSVGISCNDVTIHLPGFLLSLTTRTEFDLPEYSVRRRYQDFDWLRNKLEDSQPTHLIPPLPEKFVMKGVVDRFSEEFVETRRKALDKFLKRVADHPVLSFNDHFNAFLSAKDLNKRQGLALLSKMGESVKYVTGGYKLRARPVEFAAMGDYLDMFTQKLGTIDRIAQRIIKEQTEYMVEIREYGPLYSAWASFEQELQEPLDGVAGYVANCCSGLEELTEDMSDDFLPVLREYMLYIESMKNVLKKRDQVQAEYEAKLEAVAFREDKRTPVPTDVEKCQDRVECFNADLKADWERWQNNKRQDFRQLLTGMADKNIQYYEKCLAAWESLIPLLQDKQESKSETN from the exons ATGATCCGAAGAAACACGTGTCTGCCATGGAGACGTACATCACTTACAGAGTGTCCACTAAGGTCAGTGGGTATCTCATGTAACGATGTTACGATCCACCTGCCAGGCTTCCTCTTGAGTCTT ACCACCAGAACAGAGTTTGACCTGCCTGAGTACTCAGTAAGGCGGCGCTACCAGGACTTTGACTGGCTGAGAAACAAGCTAGAGGACAGTCAGCCAACACACCTTATTCCA CCATTACCTGAGAAGTTCGTCATGAAGGGAGTGGTGGATCGTTTCTCAGAGGAATTTGTGGAGACAAGAAGGAAAGCTCTGGATAAGTTCCTGAAACGGGTTGCTGACCACCCAGTCCTTTCTTTCAACGACCACTTTAATGCTTTCTTGTCAGCCAAG GATCTGAATAAGAGACAAGGCCTGGCTCTGCTCTCCAAGATGGGCGAGTCTGTGAAGTACGTGACTGGTGGCTACAAGCTAAGAGCAAGGCCAGTGGAGTTTGCTGCCATGGGTGACTATCTGGACATGTTTACACAGAAGCTGGGTACAATCGACAGAATAGCACAAAGAATCATTAAGGAGCAGACAG AGTATATGGTGGAGATTAGAGAGTATGGGCCCCTGTACTCCGCATGGGCCTCCTTTGAACAGGAGCTCCAGGAGCCACTGGACGGTGTCGCAGGTTATGTAGCTAACTGCTGCAGTGGTCTGGAGGAACTTACTGAAGACATGAGTGATGACTTCTTACCTGTGCTGCGCGAGTACATGCTCTACATCGAATCCATGAAG AATGTTTTGAAGAAAAGGGACCAAGTTCAAGCTGAATACGAGGCCAAACTGGAGGCTGTAGCATTTCGTGAGGACAAGAGGACTCCA GTGCCAACAGATGTTGAGAAATGCCAGGACCGGGTGGAGTGCTTTAATGCTGACCTGAAGGCTGACTGGGAGCGCTGGCAGAATAACAAGCGGCAGGACTTCAGGCAGCTGCTGACCGGCATGGCagacaaaaacatccagtactATGAGAAG